One genomic segment of Prochlorococcus marinus str. MIT 0919 includes these proteins:
- a CDS encoding photosystem II reaction center protein K has product MTPFSVDLLAQLPEAYQIYAPTVDVLPLIPLLFFLLVFVWQAAVGFR; this is encoded by the coding sequence ATGACACCGTTTTCTGTCGACTTGCTTGCACAATTACCTGAGGCGTATCAAATTTATGCTCCAACGGTTGATGTACTCCCATTAATTCCTCTTCTTTTCTTCTTGCTTGTTTTTGTTTGGCAGGCAGCTGTTGGTTTCCGTTAG
- a CDS encoding sensor histidine kinase, whose product MEFSDRFLNLVQQELNSFNEETGLENVVVYVAQTHDEDAPTLEVIGQIPSNIKRILTPIANDPDLRAPSPNRRWYPLQEGSILLGVIRAERFASEEAWPELLDKRLQASAFSLSNSLSLELDRKKLLEELNQQKEQIGMLVHQIKNPLAALRTYAQLLLRKLGPESSQRNLVESLITEQKQFDKYLVALDELSQSRKESKKLFSERLLLPPLLPNSKSLDLRELIEPLLKRAAAKASLQGREWVAPITWPDWILQERPVSEGVIAEIVANLLENAFRYSPADSAIGLFISEIGICVWDSGEPIPLEDRDQIFYRGFRSANSLASKGSGLGLALGKELAEQLGGELYLDVNPQGFHQSLPKKGNAFILKLPVELLQE is encoded by the coding sequence ATGGAGTTCTCAGATAGGTTTCTCAATTTAGTTCAGCAGGAATTGAATAGTTTCAATGAAGAAACTGGCTTAGAGAATGTTGTTGTGTATGTAGCTCAGACTCACGACGAGGATGCCCCCACTCTGGAAGTTATTGGTCAGATACCAAGCAATATAAAAAGGATTTTGACGCCAATTGCAAACGATCCTGATTTAAGAGCCCCTTCTCCTAATAGACGCTGGTACCCTCTTCAGGAAGGATCAATTCTGCTTGGAGTAATTAGGGCAGAGCGCTTTGCTTCTGAAGAGGCTTGGCCAGAATTGTTAGATAAAAGATTGCAAGCAAGTGCTTTTTCTTTATCTAATTCTTTGAGTTTAGAGTTGGATCGCAAAAAACTTCTTGAAGAACTAAATCAACAGAAAGAGCAAATTGGTATGTTGGTTCATCAAATAAAAAACCCTCTAGCAGCATTAAGAACATATGCACAATTGTTATTGAGAAAGCTAGGTCCAGAAAGCTCACAAAGAAATTTGGTTGAAAGTTTAATTACAGAACAAAAACAGTTTGATAAGTATTTAGTTGCTCTTGATGAGCTAAGTCAATCAAGAAAAGAAAGTAAAAAACTTTTCTCTGAAAGATTATTATTACCCCCTTTGTTGCCTAATTCTAAATCATTAGATTTACGAGAATTAATTGAACCATTGCTAAAAAGAGCAGCTGCTAAGGCAAGCTTGCAAGGTAGAGAATGGGTTGCTCCTATAACCTGGCCTGATTGGATTCTTCAAGAAAGACCAGTATCTGAAGGGGTAATTGCAGAGATAGTTGCTAATCTTTTGGAAAATGCATTTAGGTATAGTCCAGCTGATTCTGCAATAGGATTGTTTATTAGTGAAATAGGAATTTGCGTTTGGGATTCAGGTGAGCCAATACCTTTAGAAGATAGAGATCAGATTTTTTATAGAGGTTTTCGAAGTGCAAATAGCTTGGCTTCCAAAGGATCTGGCTTGGGTTTGGCTTTGGGCAAAGAGTTAGCAGAACAGTTAGGGGGAGAACTTTACTTAGATGTTAACCCTCAAGGTTTCCACCAATCTCTACCAAAGAAAGGTAATGCTTTCATCCTCAAACTTCCGGTAGAATTATTGCAAGAGTAA
- a CDS encoding hemolysin family protein, whose protein sequence is MRLIFLIILLILPAFFAAGEVAILRLRPIRVDRLIQEKQSGANSVLRLQRRLKRTLTVCQLGITISLVALGWLSNGFTQLWGAPQGKIHVLLDLMIFLSVVMLGTLLSGLLPKAFVLNRPEKVALQISPLLEGVIRGMTPILFLLETLASSLLKLIGLNTQWDSLVSALSAGELETLIESGRVTGLHPDEKNILEGVFALRDTQVREVMVPRSGMVTLPRTVVFSELMKEVHLTRHARFLVTGESLDEILGVLDLRLLAEPISKGEMNPETALEKYIKPVPRVAETCTLEKLLPVIRQGNPFLLVVDEHGGTEGLITAADLTGEIVGDEMDPGIKEPILKNIDTSSRKWVAAGDLEIIELNRQLNIDLPENINHYTLAGFLLEKLQSVPVKGETVIDKGIIFEITSMKGPRIDLVRITLPQKLSQKQ, encoded by the coding sequence ATGAGGCTAATTTTTCTTATAATATTGCTTATTTTGCCTGCATTCTTTGCAGCAGGGGAAGTTGCGATTTTAAGGCTCAGGCCTATTCGGGTTGACAGACTAATTCAAGAAAAGCAATCCGGTGCAAATTCAGTTCTAAGGTTGCAACGACGATTAAAAAGAACTCTCACTGTCTGTCAACTAGGCATAACTATCTCTTTAGTAGCATTAGGGTGGTTATCAAATGGGTTTACGCAGTTGTGGGGGGCTCCTCAAGGAAAAATCCATGTCCTTTTAGATTTAATGATTTTCCTTAGCGTTGTAATGCTAGGGACACTCCTTTCTGGATTGCTGCCAAAAGCATTCGTACTCAACAGGCCCGAAAAAGTTGCTCTTCAAATATCTCCACTTTTAGAAGGTGTTATAAGAGGGATGACCCCTATATTATTTTTATTAGAGACACTTGCCTCTTCTCTTTTAAAGCTAATTGGGCTTAATACTCAATGGGATTCTCTAGTCTCTGCATTGTCAGCAGGTGAATTAGAAACCCTTATTGAATCTGGGAGAGTCACAGGATTGCATCCAGATGAGAAAAATATACTTGAAGGTGTATTTGCTCTTAGAGATACACAAGTCAGAGAAGTTATGGTCCCTAGATCAGGGATGGTTACTCTCCCTAGAACTGTTGTTTTCTCTGAATTAATGAAGGAAGTGCATTTAACTCGTCATGCTCGTTTTTTAGTTACAGGAGAATCACTAGACGAAATACTTGGGGTACTAGACCTTCGACTGCTTGCAGAGCCAATCTCTAAAGGGGAAATGAACCCAGAAACAGCATTAGAGAAATATATAAAGCCAGTGCCAAGAGTTGCAGAAACCTGCACTTTAGAGAAACTTCTTCCTGTAATTAGACAAGGGAACCCATTCCTTTTAGTGGTTGATGAACATGGAGGGACAGAAGGGTTGATCACAGCAGCAGACCTTACTGGTGAGATTGTTGGGGATGAAATGGATCCTGGTATTAAGGAGCCAATTTTAAAAAATATTGATACTAGTTCCCGAAAGTGGGTCGCAGCTGGAGACCTTGAAATTATTGAGCTAAATCGCCAACTCAATATTGATTTACCAGAAAATATAAATCACTACACTCTTGCTGGTTTTTTACTGGAAAAACTTCAAAGTGTTCCAGTGAAAGGAGAAACTGTTATAGACAAAGGAATTATTTTTGAAATAACCTCTATGAAAGGGCCAAGAATTGACCTAGTCAGGATAACCTTGCCTCAAAAACTTTCTCAAAAGCAATGA
- the pyrE gene encoding orotate phosphoribosyltransferase — protein sequence MNQTDNFIETSRDEVLDLLARNAYKHGDFTLSSGRKSPHYVNCKPVTLSGLGLLALSKLLLTQVEKSSSAVAGLTLGADPLVSGVAMAAYQQGRALDALIVRKKPKGYGTAAWLEGPMPPAGSLVTVLEDVVTTGDSSLKAVNQIRDAGYLVETIIAIVDRQEGAAQKIQDSGLKLISLFSLNEISTRSKELLK from the coding sequence ATGAATCAAACTGATAATTTTATAGAAACTTCGAGAGATGAAGTTTTAGATCTTCTAGCAAGGAATGCATATAAGCATGGAGATTTTACTTTGTCTTCGGGTAGGAAAAGCCCTCATTATGTCAATTGCAAGCCTGTGACACTAAGTGGACTGGGACTTCTCGCCTTAAGCAAATTGCTTCTGACTCAGGTGGAGAAAAGTTCTTCTGCTGTCGCAGGCTTGACTCTTGGGGCAGATCCACTTGTTAGTGGAGTCGCTATGGCGGCTTATCAGCAAGGCCGAGCACTCGATGCTTTGATAGTCCGTAAGAAGCCAAAAGGATATGGGACTGCTGCTTGGTTGGAAGGACCTATGCCACCTGCAGGTTCACTTGTAACCGTTCTTGAGGATGTAGTTACTACAGGTGACTCCTCCTTGAAAGCCGTTAATCAGATTCGTGATGCGGGTTATTTGGTAGAAACAATTATTGCGATTGTTGATAGACAAGAAGGTGCTGCGCAGAAAATTCAGGACTCAGGATTGAAGTTGATCAGTCTTTTCTCTCTTAATGAAATTTCTACTCGTTCGAAAGAGTTACTTAAATGA
- the purH gene encoding bifunctional phosphoribosylaminoimidazolecarboxamide formyltransferase/IMP cyclohydrolase: MSPIALLSVSNKEGLIPLAQALTSLYGFELISSGGTANTLAKANIPVTRVSDYTGAPEILGGRVKTLHPRIHGGILAKRGDSIHESDLSKQNIKQIDLVVVNLYPFQQTVSNPEVTMEKAIENIDIGGPAMVRAAAKNHESVTILTDPSQYEIFIERLKNNKISPEFKSELALKAFEHTASYDIAISEWLQKRIDSSFSPLFNALPIKQKLRYGENPHQNASWYSKAEEGWGGAHQLQGKELSTNNLLDLEAAIATIREFGYGKNQESNSHKKAAVIIKHTNPCGVGIDHNLSSAFSNALAGDPVSAFGGIVALNSLVDEDTANKLTNLFLECVVAPCYEDKAKEILSKKKNLRVIEINESTIDCSEKNYIRSILGGVILQEIDDKKINLEEWETVTKKEVSTKEYEDLEFAWKVVRHVRSNAIVIASHGQTLGIGAGQMNRVGAAKIALDAAGENAKGAVLASDGFLPFDDTVHLASRYGIKSIIQPGGSIKDKESIEACNRLNMSMVLTKRRHFLH; encoded by the coding sequence ATGTCACCTATAGCTTTACTGAGTGTTTCCAATAAGGAAGGGTTAATACCTTTAGCTCAAGCATTAACAAGTCTTTATGGCTTTGAACTTATTTCCAGTGGAGGCACCGCTAATACTCTTGCAAAAGCAAACATTCCAGTCACAAGGGTTTCTGACTACACTGGAGCTCCTGAAATTCTAGGTGGGAGAGTTAAAACTCTTCATCCTCGTATTCATGGTGGAATTCTTGCAAAAAGAGGAGATTCTATTCATGAATCTGACCTTTCTAAGCAAAATATCAAGCAAATCGATCTCGTAGTTGTCAATCTATACCCCTTTCAGCAAACAGTTTCTAATCCAGAAGTCACTATGGAAAAAGCCATAGAAAACATCGATATTGGCGGACCTGCGATGGTTAGAGCAGCAGCAAAAAATCATGAATCAGTAACCATTCTTACCGACCCATCGCAATATGAAATTTTTATAGAAAGGTTAAAAAACAACAAAATCTCACCCGAATTTAAATCTGAACTTGCTCTCAAGGCTTTTGAACATACAGCTAGCTATGACATAGCAATTAGTGAATGGTTGCAAAAAAGAATTGATTCAAGTTTTTCTCCTCTATTTAATGCATTACCAATTAAACAGAAACTTAGATATGGAGAGAACCCGCATCAGAATGCTTCTTGGTATAGCAAAGCCGAGGAAGGGTGGGGTGGCGCTCATCAATTACAAGGCAAAGAACTTAGTACGAATAACCTTTTAGATTTAGAAGCTGCAATTGCAACAATCAGAGAATTCGGATATGGAAAGAATCAAGAAAGCAACTCGCATAAAAAGGCTGCGGTAATTATTAAGCATACAAACCCCTGTGGCGTAGGAATAGATCACAACTTATCAAGTGCATTTTCTAATGCTCTTGCTGGCGATCCAGTAAGTGCATTTGGAGGGATTGTTGCTCTAAACTCTTTAGTAGATGAAGACACTGCTAATAAACTTACAAATTTATTTTTAGAATGTGTTGTGGCTCCATGCTATGAAGATAAAGCAAAAGAGATACTATCAAAAAAGAAAAATTTGAGGGTTATTGAAATAAATGAGTCGACTATAGATTGTTCTGAAAAAAACTATATAAGAAGCATACTTGGCGGTGTAATTTTACAAGAAATTGATGATAAGAAAATAAACTTAGAAGAATGGGAAACTGTTACTAAAAAAGAGGTTTCAACTAAAGAATATGAAGATTTAGAATTTGCATGGAAAGTAGTGAGGCATGTTAGGTCTAACGCAATAGTGATTGCCTCACATGGTCAAACTCTTGGGATAGGTGCAGGACAAATGAATAGGGTTGGGGCTGCAAAGATTGCATTGGATGCAGCTGGAGAGAATGCAAAAGGTGCTGTATTAGCTAGTGATGGTTTCTTGCCCTTCGACGATACTGTGCATTTAGCATCTAGATATGGAATCAAATCAATAATTCAACCAGGAGGAAGTATTAAAGACAAAGAATCTATAGAAGCTTGCAATAGACTTAATATGTCAATGGTTCTAACAAAAAGAAGACACTTCCTTCATTAG
- a CDS encoding adenosylcobinamide-GDP ribazoletransferase, protein MLNNLRCLVNIREVVFLITPNWFRDFAGAWLFYTILPQLPSVKPQFKRIARFAPLIGIIIGLIKVSIWVLLSKFNWPRNSLPFIIIAVEIIVTGGIHLDGLIDTADGIGAGEERQIEAMKDSRIGAIGVLSLIVILLIQIACMLKLGNNIIIALPTASFGSRLSTLWAIGHFPYIQKEGSGKIHKDNWQNGFKELIPSIIVIISSFIILTISPINSQLILLLYIGFLIGITPLFWLANTINIRFKGYNGDSYGALLVIIETTILFTLAIILPEV, encoded by the coding sequence TTGCTTAACAACCTACGTTGTCTTGTAAATATTAGAGAGGTTGTTTTTCTGATTACTCCGAATTGGTTCCGAGATTTTGCAGGAGCTTGGCTCTTTTATACGATCCTGCCACAACTTCCATCTGTAAAGCCACAATTCAAAAGAATAGCTCGATTTGCGCCATTAATCGGAATAATAATAGGGCTAATCAAAGTATCAATCTGGGTATTACTTTCTAAATTCAATTGGCCAAGAAACTCATTACCTTTCATTATAATAGCGGTTGAAATAATTGTTACTGGAGGCATACATTTAGATGGTCTTATAGATACTGCGGATGGAATTGGGGCAGGGGAAGAGAGACAAATTGAGGCAATGAAAGACAGCAGGATTGGAGCAATAGGAGTTCTATCATTAATAGTAATTTTGCTAATTCAAATTGCGTGTATGCTTAAACTTGGGAACAACATAATTATAGCTTTACCAACTGCATCATTTGGATCTAGGCTATCAACTTTATGGGCCATTGGCCATTTCCCATATATTCAGAAAGAAGGTTCTGGAAAAATTCATAAAGATAATTGGCAAAATGGCTTTAAAGAGCTTATACCTTCAATTATAGTGATTATTTCTTCTTTTATAATATTAACTATTAGCCCAATTAATTCTCAGTTAATTCTTTTACTGTATATAGGTTTTCTAATTGGTATAACTCCATTATTCTGGCTGGCAAATACTATAAATATCCGTTTTAAAGGCTATAATGGTGACTCTTACGGAGCCCTTCTTGTAATCATAGAGACTACAATACTGTTTACTCTTGCAATAATTCTACCGGAAGTTTGA
- a CDS encoding alpha/beta hydrolase, translating to MPKDFICLQCDNPTHRLILLHGWGADAEDLIPLGENLLGKSGTRLELVFLRAPQPVINSVGRQWYQLFPADWSAVPQAVDHLKLRLKELPLEEIPIHRTFLLGFSQGGAMALATGIDLPMAGLILCSAYPHPGWHPIGQRSPIFLTHGVNDEVVPIEASRKIIELLKTNELESDLYEFQGGHEINEEIIIQISLFIEKHIH from the coding sequence ATGCCAAAGGATTTTATTTGTCTTCAATGTGACAATCCTACTCATAGGCTCATTTTGCTTCACGGATGGGGTGCGGATGCTGAAGATTTAATTCCTTTAGGTGAAAACTTGCTAGGCAAGTCTGGAACCAGGCTTGAATTGGTTTTTTTAAGAGCTCCACAACCTGTTATTAATTCAGTTGGTAGGCAGTGGTATCAACTATTCCCTGCAGATTGGTCTGCTGTCCCACAAGCAGTAGATCATCTTAAACTTAGGTTAAAGGAACTTCCTTTAGAAGAGATTCCTATACACAGAACATTTCTCTTAGGCTTTTCGCAAGGAGGTGCAATGGCTTTAGCCACTGGTATTGATCTCCCTATGGCAGGTTTAATACTTTGTAGCGCCTACCCTCACCCAGGTTGGCATCCAATAGGCCAAAGATCGCCTATTTTTTTAACTCATGGAGTGAATGATGAGGTAGTTCCTATTGAGGCATCAAGAAAAATTATTGAATTATTGAAAACTAATGAACTTGAAAGTGACCTTTATGAATTTCAAGGTGGGCATGAAATCAATGAAGAAATAATTATACAAATCTCATTATTTATTGAAAAACATATTCATTAA
- a CDS encoding folate-binding protein YgfZ yields MNLQDTFCWNNVFTLFCLRGEENKQFLHGQTTANILNVQSSNLLRTCWLSPTGRFKALLEVQFLEEDIRFIVLGGDPENVLQGFQKVIFPSDKVEVKNIGNIRRLQKISIHKPWSQSYVEWCDPGETIPATFVDFQDAASSYIEEWRINQGLPIGANELNAESNPYELGLSDFVDLNKGCYLGQETMAKLKNGSQIKQQLRFWQGGTKDFGGKELDNIRIQSPSNNNAGFITSYMKSSTGLNIGLAMIRRRFLASKELFIFNRDNSIKLSAPVGFVDYLSE; encoded by the coding sequence ATGAATTTACAAGATACTTTTTGCTGGAATAATGTTTTTACTTTGTTTTGCTTGAGAGGCGAAGAAAATAAACAGTTTTTGCACGGACAAACCACTGCAAATATTTTGAATGTTCAATCAAGTAATTTACTTCGAACTTGTTGGCTTTCGCCAACAGGAAGGTTTAAGGCTTTATTGGAAGTGCAATTTCTTGAAGAAGATATAAGGTTTATTGTTTTAGGAGGCGATCCTGAAAATGTTTTGCAAGGTTTTCAGAAAGTTATTTTTCCTTCTGACAAGGTAGAAGTAAAAAATATAGGCAATATCCGAAGATTGCAAAAAATTTCTATTCATAAACCCTGGAGTCAAAGTTATGTTGAATGGTGTGATCCTGGTGAAACGATCCCTGCGACTTTTGTTGATTTCCAAGATGCAGCTTCATCTTATATTGAGGAATGGAGAATTAATCAAGGATTGCCTATTGGTGCGAATGAACTAAATGCTGAAAGCAATCCTTATGAATTAGGTCTTTCCGATTTTGTAGATCTAAATAAAGGATGCTACCTTGGTCAAGAAACGATGGCTAAGTTGAAAAATGGTTCTCAAATAAAACAGCAATTACGTTTTTGGCAAGGAGGAACAAAAGATTTTGGAGGAAAAGAACTTGATAATATTCGTATTCAATCTCCTTCCAATAATAATGCAGGATTTATTACTTCTTATATGAAGAGTTCAACTGGTTTAAATATAGGCTTAGCAATGATTAGAAGAAGATTTTTAGCATCTAAAGAATTGTTCATATTTAATAGAGATAATTCCATAAAATTATCAGCTCCAGTCGGATTTGTTGATTATTTATCTGAATAA
- the tgt gene encoding tRNA guanosine(34) transglycosylase Tgt, with amino-acid sequence MFNFQIKTNCSNTNARVGCFHTPHGEVHTPQFMPVGTLATVKGVSPNQLLGTGAQMILANTYHLHLQPGEKIVNQAGGLHDFMSWQGPILTDSGGYQVFSLGQLNTIDDQGVSFKNPRDGSFIKLTPEKAVQIQMALGGDIVMAFDQCPPFPSSRNDIEEACRRTHTWLERCASTHTKHDQALFGIVQGGCFEDLRKESAKIVSSFDLPGIAIGGVSVGETSNEINNIVRAVSPLLPEGIPRYLMGIGSMRELAIAVANGVDLFDCVLPTRLGRHGTALVNAERWNIRNARFRNDYKPLDDTCTCEACSNHSRAYLHHLIRSEELLGLTLLSLHNISHLIRFTRSIARSIEDGCFSEDFAPWQKDSIAHYTW; translated from the coding sequence GTGTTTAATTTCCAAATCAAAACCAATTGCTCTAATACAAACGCTCGTGTGGGTTGTTTTCATACTCCCCATGGTGAAGTTCATACCCCACAGTTTATGCCTGTAGGAACTTTGGCCACAGTTAAAGGAGTTTCGCCTAATCAATTATTAGGTACTGGTGCTCAGATGATACTTGCTAATACTTATCACCTTCATTTACAGCCAGGAGAAAAAATAGTTAATCAAGCGGGTGGTCTTCATGATTTCATGAGCTGGCAAGGACCTATCCTTACAGATTCAGGCGGTTATCAAGTTTTTAGTCTTGGTCAGTTAAATACAATTGACGATCAAGGAGTTTCTTTTAAAAATCCAAGGGATGGCAGTTTTATCAAGTTGACACCCGAGAAGGCCGTTCAAATTCAAATGGCTTTAGGTGGGGATATTGTAATGGCTTTTGATCAATGCCCACCATTCCCTTCTTCTAGGAATGATATTGAAGAAGCATGCCGTCGAACTCATACTTGGCTAGAGAGGTGTGCATCAACTCATACCAAGCATGACCAAGCTTTATTTGGAATTGTGCAAGGTGGATGTTTTGAAGATCTGAGGAAAGAAAGTGCAAAGATTGTTTCAAGTTTTGATTTGCCTGGCATTGCAATTGGTGGTGTTAGCGTTGGTGAAACTAGTAATGAAATAAATAACATTGTGAGGGCTGTATCCCCTCTTCTTCCTGAGGGGATACCAAGGTATTTGATGGGTATAGGTTCCATGAGAGAACTTGCAATAGCAGTTGCTAATGGCGTTGATCTGTTTGATTGCGTATTGCCAACAAGACTTGGCCGACATGGGACTGCCTTAGTTAATGCAGAGAGGTGGAATATTCGTAATGCAAGATTTCGAAATGATTACAAACCTTTAGATGACACTTGTACTTGCGAAGCTTGTTCTAACCATAGTCGGGCATACTTACATCACTTAATTCGTAGTGAGGAACTGCTTGGTCTCACACTTTTAAGCTTGCATAACATTAGCCATTTGATTCGTTTTACCCGCTCAATTGCGAGGTCTATAGAGGACGGATGTTTTTCAGAGGATTTCGCTCCATGGCAGAAAGACTCCATTGCGCATTACACGTGGTAG
- a CDS encoding Gfo/Idh/MocA family protein, with amino-acid sequence MTPTMIPVKVGVIGIGNMGWHHARVLSLLKDAELIGVADLDPDRGQLATEQFNCAWYKDYKDLLSDVEAVCIAVPTLLHHEVGLNCLQAGKHVLIEKPIAASQFEASDLIAASNKANCLLQVGHIERFNPAFKELTKVVTNEEVVVLEARRHSPNADRANDVSVVLDLMIHDLDLVLELANAPVVRLAAVGGCSSDDGPMDYVNATLGFSNGVVASLTSSKMSHRKIRSLSAHCKKSLVETDFLNHTLHIHRRSHEWYSADHGELLYRNDGFIEEVSTTSIEPLYAELEHFLQCVRGLEKPAVDGLQASRALVLADLIEHAVDQPGEGISLDKPI; translated from the coding sequence ATGACCCCCACCATGATTCCTGTAAAGGTTGGGGTAATAGGTATCGGCAACATGGGCTGGCATCATGCCAGAGTGCTAAGCCTGCTAAAAGACGCTGAATTAATCGGCGTAGCAGATTTAGATCCAGATCGTGGCCAATTGGCAACGGAACAATTCAATTGTGCCTGGTATAAAGACTACAAAGACCTATTATCTGACGTTGAAGCAGTGTGTATTGCAGTGCCTACATTGCTGCATCATGAAGTTGGGCTGAATTGTCTTCAAGCTGGCAAGCATGTTCTCATAGAAAAACCAATTGCAGCCAGTCAATTTGAAGCCTCAGATCTTATTGCTGCATCCAATAAAGCTAATTGCTTACTTCAAGTAGGTCACATTGAAAGATTCAACCCAGCCTTTAAAGAGTTAACAAAAGTAGTAACAAATGAGGAAGTTGTCGTTCTAGAAGCAAGAAGGCATAGTCCTAACGCAGACAGAGCAAATGATGTTTCTGTTGTCTTAGACCTAATGATTCATGATCTTGATCTTGTACTTGAACTTGCAAATGCGCCAGTCGTTCGCCTTGCAGCAGTAGGCGGGTGTAGTAGCGACGATGGTCCTATGGACTATGTAAATGCAACCCTTGGTTTTAGCAATGGTGTAGTAGCTAGTCTTACTTCAAGTAAAATGAGCCACAGAAAGATTAGAAGTCTTAGTGCTCATTGCAAAAAAAGTCTTGTAGAAACAGATTTTCTCAACCATACACTTCATATTCATCGTCGCTCACATGAATGGTATTCAGCAGACCATGGTGAGTTGTTATATCGCAATGACGGATTTATCGAAGAAGTCAGCACTACTTCTATAGAGCCTTTATATGCAGAATTAGAACACTTTCTCCAGTGCGTAAGAGGCCTTGAAAAGCCTGCTGTAGATGGTTTGCAAGCTTCTAGGGCTCTTGTTCTCGCAGATCTAATAGAACATGCTGTAGATCAGCCTGGCGAAGGCATCTCTTTAGACAAGCCAATTTAA
- a CDS encoding DUF3155 domain-containing protein, with protein sequence MSKKRKRISRRRLAGQRVMAHVSTFHLDTGEYKPVTAARRYIAEAALRAPSILNVRRNEHTTDRFFWGEKGLFSAQYAEENHFLFPSLRHIVDSVGDHNMFDGLELTSDDWEEIEEYEYAFV encoded by the coding sequence ATGTCAAAAAAGCGCAAGAGGATAAGCCGTAGACGCCTTGCTGGTCAAAGGGTGATGGCACATGTCTCAACTTTCCATTTAGATACAGGAGAGTACAAACCAGTTACTGCTGCCAGACGATACATAGCTGAAGCAGCTTTAAGAGCCCCCTCGATTCTCAATGTTCGTCGCAACGAACACACGACAGATCGTTTCTTTTGGGGTGAAAAAGGATTATTTAGTGCTCAGTATGCTGAAGAGAACCATTTTCTTTTCCCATCTCTAAGGCATATTGTCGATTCAGTTGGTGACCACAATATGTTCGATGGGCTAGAACTTACTTCTGATGATTGGGAAGAGATCGAAGAATATGAGTACGCGTTTGTTTAA